In a single window of the Paenibacillus sp. MMS20-IR301 genome:
- a CDS encoding PQQ-dependent sugar dehydrogenase codes for MSGTSIRSRSFLLCGALILLTGLLSACSTSSGGNEVQGKLEGRNPQFDAQPAKNQSPPGEGPQGTAAETPGVSAGAGETGQGTKPGSATVGPKQPVTSAFPYTAHTLASGLNVPWEMAFAPDGRIFFTERPGSLRVIENGKLRSTPLLELKAPFVSRGEGGLLGLALDPAFKSNGLAYVYHSYRSKEGGVANRVLQIKIGSSTAAINKVLMDNIPGDTNHNGGRIKIGPDGYLYITTGERYEPDLAQDRNSLGGKILRITTSGAIPKDNPRPGSPIYSMGHRNPQGLAWQPGTGVLYSSEHGQSSHDEINIIQAGANYGWPLIEGDETGAARLKLAAPLVHSGEETWAPSGMTFITQGPWKGELLVAGLAGEQLLRVSLSSSGGTPVVTGLFQEEYGRIRNVAEGPDGTLYLMTNNRDGRGSPRAGDDKLIALHPNWK; via the coding sequence GGAGCTTTAATTCTGCTGACGGGACTTCTGTCAGCCTGTAGCACATCTTCCGGTGGCAATGAGGTGCAAGGGAAACTGGAAGGCCGGAATCCGCAGTTTGATGCACAGCCTGCTAAGAACCAGTCCCCGCCGGGGGAAGGGCCGCAAGGAACTGCGGCGGAAACGCCAGGAGTGTCTGCCGGGGCGGGGGAGACCGGTCAAGGGACAAAGCCGGGAAGTGCTACGGTCGGGCCGAAGCAGCCGGTAACCTCAGCTTTTCCTTATACTGCGCATACTTTGGCAAGCGGGCTGAATGTTCCCTGGGAGATGGCGTTTGCCCCGGACGGGCGGATTTTTTTCACCGAGCGCCCGGGCAGCCTGCGCGTGATTGAGAACGGGAAGCTCCGCAGTACTCCGCTGCTGGAATTGAAAGCACCTTTTGTCAGCAGGGGGGAGGGCGGATTACTGGGTCTTGCGCTGGATCCGGCATTTAAGAGCAACGGCTTAGCTTATGTCTATCATTCTTACCGCAGCAAGGAGGGCGGGGTGGCGAACCGGGTACTTCAAATTAAGATCGGCAGCAGTACAGCAGCAATTAATAAGGTGCTCATGGATAACATTCCAGGCGACACGAATCATAATGGGGGCCGGATTAAAATTGGCCCGGACGGTTACTTGTACATCACCACAGGCGAGCGGTATGAGCCGGATCTGGCCCAGGACCGGAATAGTCTGGGCGGAAAAATCCTGCGTATTACCACCAGCGGTGCCATCCCGAAAGATAACCCGCGGCCGGGATCACCGATTTACAGCATGGGACACCGCAACCCGCAGGGCCTGGCTTGGCAGCCGGGAACCGGAGTGCTGTACAGCTCGGAGCATGGCCAGTCAAGCCACGACGAGATCAACATCATTCAGGCTGGTGCTAATTATGGCTGGCCGCTGATCGAAGGCGATGAGACCGGAGCTGCCAGACTGAAGCTGGCCGCTCCGCTGGTGCACAGCGGAGAGGAGACCTGGGCGCCGTCCGGTATGACCTTTATCACGCAAGGGCCTTGGAAGGGTGAACTGCTGGTCGCCGGTCTGGCCGGAGAGCAGCTGCTGCGGGTGTCACTGTCCAGCAGCGGCGGAACTCCTGTTGTAACAGGCCTGTTCCAGGAGGAGTACGGACGGATCCGCAACGTAGCAGAAGGGCCGGACGGCACGCTGTACCTCATGACGAACAACCGGGACGGCAGAGGCAGCCCGCGCGCCGGGGATGATAAGCTGATTGCGCTGCATCCTAACTGGAAGTGA